One genomic window of Arvicola amphibius chromosome 4, mArvAmp1.2, whole genome shotgun sequence includes the following:
- the Tmem11 gene encoding transmembrane protein 11, mitochondrial isoform X1 — MAAWGRRRLGPGGGGSRERVSLSATDCYIVHEIYSGENAQDQFEYELEQALEAQYKYIVIEPTRIGDETARWITVGNCLHKTAVLAGTACLFTPLALPLDYSHYISLPAGVLSLTCCTLYGISWQFDPCCKYQVEYDAYKLSRLPLHTLTSSTPVVLVRKDDLHRKRLHNTIALAALVYCVKKIYELYAV; from the coding sequence GGTTAGCCTGTCAGCCACAGACTGCTACATAGTGCATGAAATCTACAGTGGGGAGAATGCCCAGGACCAGTTTGAGTATGAGCTGGAGCAGGCGCTGGAAGCCCAGTACAAGTACATTGTGATAGAGCCCACTCGAATTGGAGATGAGACAGCACGTTGGATCACTGTGGGCAATTGCCTACACAAGACGGCCGTGTTGGCTGGCACTGCCTGCCTCTTCACCCCATTGGCACTGCCCCTGGATTACTCCCACTACATCTCCCTGCCCGCTGGTGTGCTGAGCCTGACCTGCTGTACCCTCTATGGGATCTCCTGGCAGTTTGACCCTTGCTGCAAGTACCAGGTGGAGTATGATGCCTATAAACtgtcccgcctgcctctgcatacGCTCACCTCCTCCACACCAGTGGTGCTGGTTCGGAAGGACGACCTGCACAGAAAGAGATTGCACAACAcaatagcactggctgccctgGTGTACTGTGTAAAGAAGATTTATGAGCTCTACGCTGTATGA
- the Tmem11 gene encoding transmembrane protein 11, mitochondrial isoform X2 translates to MIVGMVSLSATDCYIVHEIYSGENAQDQFEYELEQALEAQYKYIVIEPTRIGDETARWITVGNCLHKTAVLAGTACLFTPLALPLDYSHYISLPAGVLSLTCCTLYGISWQFDPCCKYQVEYDAYKLSRLPLHTLTSSTPVVLVRKDDLHRKRLHNTIALAALVYCVKKIYELYAV, encoded by the coding sequence GGTTAGCCTGTCAGCCACAGACTGCTACATAGTGCATGAAATCTACAGTGGGGAGAATGCCCAGGACCAGTTTGAGTATGAGCTGGAGCAGGCGCTGGAAGCCCAGTACAAGTACATTGTGATAGAGCCCACTCGAATTGGAGATGAGACAGCACGTTGGATCACTGTGGGCAATTGCCTACACAAGACGGCCGTGTTGGCTGGCACTGCCTGCCTCTTCACCCCATTGGCACTGCCCCTGGATTACTCCCACTACATCTCCCTGCCCGCTGGTGTGCTGAGCCTGACCTGCTGTACCCTCTATGGGATCTCCTGGCAGTTTGACCCTTGCTGCAAGTACCAGGTGGAGTATGATGCCTATAAACtgtcccgcctgcctctgcatacGCTCACCTCCTCCACACCAGTGGTGCTGGTTCGGAAGGACGACCTGCACAGAAAGAGATTGCACAACAcaatagcactggctgccctgGTGTACTGTGTAAAGAAGATTTATGAGCTCTACGCTGTATGA